In Bradyrhizobium sp. WD16, the genomic stretch AGCCGAAGGTCACGCCGACGCGAACGATATTGTCGATCCATGCCTTGAGCTGCGCTGGTAGGCCGAAATTATACATCGGCGCGCCGATGACGATGAGATCGGCCCACATCAGCTCGGAGATCAGCCGATCGCTTTCTGCCAACACCGCATTCTGGGCCTCGTCGCGCCGGTCTGGCGGGCAGAAAGCGGCGGCGATCCAGTCCCCGCTGACCGGTTTAGGCGGAGTAATTCCGACATCCCGATAGGTGACGATGTCCCTCGACCGGAATTCGGACCAGCGGTCGATGAAGCGTTGGCTCAGACGCCGGGTATGCGAGCCATGTCGATCACGGCCGGAGAGGCCGGACCTGGCGCTGGCGTCGATATGAAGCAGGCAAACAGGTCGGGATTCATTGGGAATCATGGAGAAATTCGATTCATCTGTTATGGTCGTTGCGATCGGATTATCGCGATGACCAGGCGCGTGACGAACGCGAATTGCTCTCCTGATGAATGAATTGACCTCATCCATACCGCGTCGGCGGCGACTACCTCCGCTTGCAGCTCTGCGGGCTTTCGAAGCGGCGGCTCGGCATCTCAGCTTCCGCAAGGCCGCCGATGAGCTGGCAGTAACGCCAACCGCAATCAGCCACCAAATCCGACTTCTGGAAGAAACGTTGGGAATGGCGCTGTTCGTCCGTCAGGTTCGGCGCGTCGGGTTGACCGACGCCGGGCTGCGGCTCTATCCAACCCTGCGCGACGGTTTGGACGCCTTCGAGCATGCGATCACGGAATTGTCGCCGCAACGCTGGCGCAAGGCGGTGACGCTGTCGGCGACGACATTGTTCACAGCCCGCCGGCTACTGCCGGCGCTAGGTTCATTTCGGCTGGATCATCCCGAATTCGACTTACGTCTCCACGCCTCGGACGAACTGGCTGATCTGGCTTCGGGGTTCGCGGACATCGCTGTCCGCTACGGATCAGGGCCGTTCGACGGATTGGTATCGGAGCCGCTTTTTGCAGAACGGTTTGGAGTTCTATGCAGCCCAAGTATTAACCTCTCCAGTCCAGACGAATTGAGGCGGGCAACGCTGCTGCATGTGGAATGGAAGCGCCCAGGCATGGCGCCCGACTGGCGGCGATGGGCGCGATTGGCCGGCATCGCGGACCTTGCCGTTGAGGAGGGGCCGCGCTTTTCAGAGGACGGGCACGCCCTCCAGGCCGCAATTGCAGGGCATGGCATCGCGATCGCCAGCCTCGTACTTGCGGGCCCTGAAATCGGGGCCGGATTGCTGGTCCATCCCTTCGGGCCGGTGATCAATGGCGAAATCTATCATGTCGTCGCAACGCCAGAGAATATGGCCTGCGCCGATGTGCGCGCAGTGCGCGACTGGTTGAAGACGGCCGTTGCAACAGCATGAACGGCAAGCACGATTGGAAGAACTGCTGTCCACGTCAGGACACATTAGCCTGAATGTGCGCAATCGAGACTGCCCTATGCCGCTTCGGCCGATACGCCGATCGGCGGCAATATCGCGTAATCGGCGGAACTGGCGGAGCGGGAGAGATTCGAACTCGTAAGGTCGTGTGGGGGGGCACGGTCGCCGCTCCGCTCTGGAAGCGTGAGCCTAAATGGCACAGGCCGCCCCGAAGGGCGGCCTTTAGGTCTTGATCGCCACGACGAGCGATTCATGCTGGAAGTGGTTGCGGGGGCAGGCTTCAAATCTCCACCGTTATTAAATGTCTGTCTCGGTCAAAACCTGCCCGGCCATGACGAAGAACAGGCGGGCACGACGCAGAATTGCGCAAGCGCCCCAACACGAGAAACGGCCCCGCCTCGCAGCAGGGCCGTCCCTCCTTGGTATTATCCTTTGATCGCGGGACGCGGCGTTACGCCACCGCCACCCGGCGCGGCTCCTCGACGATCGAGAAGCGGACATTGCAGCGGTGCCGGTTCTTCTCCGACAGCGTCCGCCAGCACTCCTCGGCCTCGCGCCGCGACGGGAACGGACCTTCGACCTGAGCGCTTCCATGCACGAGCGTGTGGAAGTTCAGAGAGCGAAATTCACCGCCAACAACCCAAAAATGCGTTCCGTGCATGGTCGTGCTCCTGGTCGTTCGTTTTACTCGGCCGCCTGGGCCTTGACGTCGGTCTTGAACTGCGCCGCCTCGGTGGAGTCGGCGAGCGCGGTGGTCGAGCTCTGGCCCGACGAGATGGTGGTGGACACCAGGTCGAAGTAGCCGGTGCCGACCTCGCGCTGGTGGCGCGTCGCGGTGTAGCCGTGCTGCTCGGAGGCGAATTCGGCCTGCTGCAGGCGGGAATAGGCCGCCATGCCTTCGGTGCGATAGCCGCGGGCGAGCTCGAACATGCTCAGATTCAGCGAGTGGAAGCCGGCCAGGGTGACGAACTGGAACTTGTAACCCATGGCACCGATTTCGCGCTGGAACTTGGCGATGGTCGCCTTGTCGATGTTCGCTTCCCAATTGAAGGACGGCGAGCAGTTATAGGCGAGCATCTTGTTCGGATAGACCTTGCGGACGGCCTCGGCGAACTCCTTGGCCTCTTCGAGGTTCGGGGTCGAGGTCTCCCACCACAGCAGGTCGGCATACTTGGCGAAGGACAGGCCGCGCTTGATGCAGTGCTTGAGGCCGGTGCCGTCCTTGAGGCGATAGAAGCCCTCGGCGGTGCGCTCGCCGGTGATGAATTCACGATCGCGCTCGTCGACATCCGAGGTGATCAGCCTGGCGCTCTCCGCGTCGGTGCGGGCCATGACGAAGGTCGGCACGCCGCAGACGTCGGCGGCGAGACGCGCCGCGATCAGGTTGCGCTCGTGGGCCGCGGTCGGGATCAGCA encodes the following:
- a CDS encoding LysR substrate-binding domain-containing protein, whose amino-acid sequence is MNELTSSIPRRRRLPPLAALRAFEAAARHLSFRKAADELAVTPTAISHQIRLLEETLGMALFVRQVRRVGLTDAGLRLYPTLRDGLDAFEHAITELSPQRWRKAVTLSATTLFTARRLLPALGSFRLDHPEFDLRLHASDELADLASGFADIAVRYGSGPFDGLVSEPLFAERFGVLCSPSINLSSPDELRRATLLHVEWKRPGMAPDWRRWARLAGIADLAVEEGPRFSEDGHALQAAIAGHGIAIASLVLAGPEIGAGLLVHPFGPVINGEIYHVVATPENMACADVRAVRDWLKTAVATA
- the aceA gene encoding isocitrate lyase — encoded protein: MAKSFEQLVPAPKGRFDGIERPYAPAEVERLRGSVPIAYTLAEKGANRLWESLKKDPFVNSLGALTGNQAMQQARAGLQAIYLSGWQVAADANTAGQMYPDQSLYPANAGPELARRINKTFQRADQIEHAEGGAKIDWFVPIVADAEAGFGGPLNSFEIMKAYIEAGAAGVHFEDQLASEKKCGHMGGKVLIPTAAHERNLIAARLAADVCGVPTFVMARTDAESARLITSDVDERDREFITGERTAEGFYRLKDGTGLKHCIKRGLSFAKYADLLWWETSTPNLEEAKEFAEAVRKVYPNKMLAYNCSPSFNWEANIDKATIAKFQREIGAMGYKFQFVTLAGFHSLNLSMFELARGYRTEGMAAYSRLQQAEFASEQHGYTATRHQREVGTGYFDLVSTTISSGQSSTTALADSTEAAQFKTDVKAQAAE
- a CDS encoding FMN-dependent NADH-azoreductase, translating into MDEVNSFIRRAIRVRHAPGHRDNPIATTITDESNFSMIPNESRPVCLLHIDASARSGLSGRDRHGSHTRRLSQRFIDRWSEFRSRDIVTYRDVGITPPKPVSGDWIAAAFCPPDRRDEAQNAVLAESDRLISELMWADLIVIGAPMYNFGLPAQLKAWIDNIVRVGVTFGFDRSRPGEPYWPMLPPGKRLVILTARGDYGYDEGGRLASMNLVEVGLKVPMAYIGLHDSNTVAIEYDEFADKRLKASIVAAETAVDHLVGRLLSNRPDGN